The sequence below is a genomic window from Streptosporangium lutulentum.
GGTCTTCCGTTCGCGGGTGGAGCGGATGCGGCGGCGCTCGGTGGGGGTGGTGCCGCCCCACATGCCGTCCGGTTCGCCGGTTTCGACGGCCCAGGCCAGGCAGGGCAGGCGCACCGGGCAGGCCAGGCAGATCCGCCGGGCCAAGGCGCTGTGCTGGGCGGGCTGTTCGTCCCAGGTGAGCGGGAAGAACAGGTCGGGGTCGCTGTCCAGACAGGCCCCGCGGGCCGTCCAGCGCAGGTTCGGTCGGGAGTCGCTGAGATTGTCGTGCTGCCGGGCGATGTTCATGGCCGCCACCTGACTGTTCGATGCTGATGGGTTTGATGCGAGGGGACCGGCACGCCCGTGGCGACAGGCGTGCCGGTCCTGCGCCGGGGTGTCAGCGGGTACGGCGGTCGGCTTCGACGATGGTGTCGGCGACGGTGACCGGGTGGCTGACCTGGACGGTGTGCGAGGAGTTCACCTCGACGACGTGAGCCCCGGCGCGCTTGGCCATCCACCGCTGCCCGGCGGGCGGGATGGCCTTGTCCTTGGTGCTGATGACGTCCCAGGCCGGGATCTTCTTCCACGCCGGGGTGCCCGAAGGACCGGCGTAGGCGGCCACGGCGAAGGGACGCTGGGTGGCGGCCATGCGGCGGGCCGTGGTGATGGGCAGGTCGGCCGCGAAGATCTTGGGGAAGCTGGACTGCTTGATGTACATGTCCACGCCCTTGCCCGCCGTGTCGGCGTACGGGCGCTGGTCCAGGGCGTCCGGGCCGATCAGGCTGCCCGGGTACTTCTTCGGGTCCAGCACGGTCTCGGTGCTCTCTCCCTTGTCCGGCAGGAGCGCCGCCACGTAGACCAGGGCCTTGACGTTGGCGGCGTCGCGGGCGGCGTTGGTGATCACGGTGCCGCCGTAGGAGTGGCCGACCAGGATCACCTCGCCGCGGATGCCCTTGACGATGCCCGCGATGTAGGCGGCGTCTCCCGACAGGCTGCGCAGCGGATTGGCCGCTGCGACCACCGGGTAGCCGCGTCGCTGCAACTGGGTGACGACCCC
It includes:
- a CDS encoding WhiB family transcriptional regulator; protein product: MNIARQHDNLSDSRPNLRWTARGACLDSDPDLFFPLTWDEQPAQHSALARRICLACPVRLPCLAWAVETGEPDGMWGGTTPTERRRIRSTRERKTAARAPVRVCEDGD
- a CDS encoding alpha/beta fold hydrolase gives rise to the protein MLYLSSASRSAAVALGLAVVTMSATPALAGTAAHSLPTVVLVHGAWADTSSWDGVVTQLQRRGYPVVAAANPLRSLSGDAAYIAGIVKGIRGEVILVGHSYGGTVITNAARDAANVKALVYVAALLPDKGESTETVLDPKKYPGSLIGPDALDQRPYADTAGKGVDMYIKQSSFPKIFAADLPITTARRMAATQRPFAVAAYAGPSGTPAWKKIPAWDVISTKDKAIPPAGQRWMAKRAGAHVVEVNSSHTVQVSHPVTVADTIVEADRRTR